In a genomic window of Corynebacterium lizhenjunii:
- a CDS encoding DNA polymerase III subunit gamma and tau, whose product MALYRKYRPASFAEVVGQEQVTAPLSAALDAGRINHAYLFSGPRGCGKTSSARIMARSLNCAQGPTSRPCGECDSCVSLAPGGPGNLDVTELDAASHNGVEDMRELRDRAYYAPADSRYRIFIIDEAHMITPQGFNALLKVVEEPPAHLIFIFATTEPEKMLPTIRSRTHNYPFRLLTPSAMKGLLERTVAAENMHVEDLAYPMIIQAGGGSPRDTLSILDQLLSGTGPEGLSYEMTRQLLGVTDITVIDGAIAALANNDKAALFQLIDTVMEAGHEPRRFAIDLLGRLRDLLVLQAVPDAVEAGLVVTPADRVEHLQAEAASFQPAQLAHVAATVNEEMANLRGATSPRLLLEILAARLLAAPASTPAPASGAPSPAQSAAAAAAQSSGSSVVSSGAELLAARRARTQAKSADAPSPAPSQTPPPQTQTQQAPQQQPQQQPQQQEKPAPPVEPAAESEPQRQPQPQQQAEPEPQPDPEPQGKPADGEVLETIRSQWAQLRSEVGQRNKVAEIMLTEARVLGIREGTVVLGHTTGALAQRINAESNNRDIVAVLEQRVRPGLKVECIIGSTPEAAGLPPLAPPPQAWNPNSPARESAPAAADKEPESPNQQQIAQPQDTPAQNPQEQNQQSQGSPVQEPQPQNNGWGAPRAIGTETASPAPDNDAPAESAVEAQPEPMKQPQPEPQPVPASAAALASEPAHRSQSEGEQGGWRERIARAAQVSAEAEEEWQRHTPSFSNGVPLPPEPAPEEDSAPPEDVYAAAEPAPAPADSWSQQPAPQSAVAQTPAPQPDPQSAAPLKEQSQSEPTARPEQAQSAQAAGPTQRQSAPDPDSQPAQQYSARERLARAQAAAEEKERVREGASADSVVDASARDEEERMMAAEAQIVGERDHRTATEMAVDLLKQELGARLV is encoded by the coding sequence GTGGCTCTATACCGGAAGTACCGTCCAGCAAGTTTCGCCGAGGTCGTTGGCCAAGAACAGGTCACGGCCCCTTTGTCGGCTGCCCTTGATGCAGGGCGTATTAACCATGCTTACTTGTTTTCGGGTCCACGCGGTTGCGGTAAGACGTCTTCCGCGCGCATTATGGCGCGCTCGCTTAATTGCGCGCAGGGGCCTACGTCGCGCCCGTGCGGGGAGTGCGACTCGTGTGTGTCGTTGGCCCCGGGTGGACCGGGCAATCTGGATGTGACGGAGCTAGACGCTGCTTCCCACAACGGTGTGGAGGATATGCGTGAGTTGCGGGATCGCGCGTATTACGCCCCGGCGGATTCGCGCTACCGTATCTTTATTATTGATGAGGCCCACATGATCACTCCGCAGGGTTTCAATGCCCTGCTGAAGGTGGTGGAGGAGCCCCCGGCGCACCTGATCTTCATCTTCGCCACCACGGAGCCGGAGAAGATGTTGCCCACCATTCGTTCGCGTACTCACAATTATCCTTTCCGGCTGCTGACCCCGTCTGCGATGAAGGGCCTGCTGGAGCGCACCGTGGCCGCGGAGAATATGCATGTGGAGGACCTGGCGTATCCCATGATCATCCAGGCCGGTGGCGGTTCCCCGCGCGATACGCTGTCCATCCTGGATCAGTTGCTCTCCGGTACTGGCCCGGAGGGCTTGTCTTATGAGATGACGCGGCAGCTGCTGGGCGTTACGGATATTACCGTGATCGACGGTGCCATTGCGGCCCTGGCTAATAATGACAAGGCCGCGCTCTTCCAGCTCATTGATACCGTAATGGAGGCTGGCCACGAGCCGCGTCGCTTCGCCATTGATTTGCTGGGGCGCTTGCGGGATCTGTTGGTGTTGCAGGCTGTCCCGGACGCTGTCGAGGCCGGGCTGGTGGTCACCCCTGCCGATCGCGTGGAGCACCTCCAGGCCGAGGCCGCCAGTTTCCAGCCCGCGCAGCTTGCGCACGTGGCCGCTACCGTTAATGAGGAGATGGCCAACCTGCGTGGCGCTACGTCGCCGCGTTTGCTGTTGGAGATTCTGGCCGCCCGCCTGTTGGCCGCGCCCGCTTCCACCCCGGCGCCCGCCTCCGGTGCGCCGTCCCCCGCCCAGTCCGCCGCGGCTGCCGCAGCCCAGTCTTCTGGCTCGTCTGTGGTCAGCTCCGGCGCGGAGTTGCTGGCAGCCCGCCGGGCGCGCACCCAGGCTAAGTCTGCCGATGCCCCCAGTCCCGCACCGTCCCAGACCCCACCGCCGCAAACTCAAACGCAGCAGGCGCCGCAGCAACAACCGCAGCAGCAACCCCAGCAGCAGGAAAAACCCGCGCCACCGGTGGAGCCAGCGGCGGAGTCCGAGCCCCAGCGCCAGCCGCAACCCCAGCAGCAGGCGGAGCCTGAGCCCCAGCCGGATCCGGAACCGCAGGGCAAGCCGGCGGACGGCGAGGTCCTGGAGACCATCCGTTCGCAGTGGGCGCAGCTGCGCTCCGAGGTTGGCCAGCGCAACAAGGTCGCTGAGATCATGCTTACTGAGGCCCGCGTCCTCGGCATTCGCGAAGGCACCGTTGTGCTGGGGCACACCACAGGGGCGTTGGCGCAGCGTATTAATGCTGAGTCGAATAACCGCGACATTGTGGCAGTTCTGGAGCAGCGGGTGCGTCCAGGGTTGAAGGTGGAGTGCATTATCGGCTCCACGCCCGAGGCCGCGGGCCTGCCACCTTTGGCGCCACCGCCGCAGGCGTGGAACCCGAACTCGCCAGCTCGTGAGTCCGCCCCGGCTGCCGCCGACAAGGAGCCTGAGAGTCCTAACCAGCAGCAGATCGCCCAGCCACAGGACACTCCTGCGCAGAATCCGCAGGAGCAGAATCAGCAGTCGCAGGGTTCCCCAGTGCAAGAGCCCCAGCCGCAGAACAACGGATGGGGAGCACCGCGGGCTATCGGCACGGAGACGGCCTCGCCAGCGCCTGACAATGACGCGCCCGCAGAGTCCGCGGTCGAGGCTCAGCCAGAGCCTATGAAACAGCCGCAGCCAGAACCACAGCCTGTGCCTGCGTCAGCGGCTGCGCTAGCCTCTGAGCCAGCGCACCGGTCGCAGTCTGAGGGCGAGCAGGGAGGGTGGCGCGAGCGCATCGCGCGTGCAGCCCAGGTCAGCGCAGAGGCCGAGGAGGAGTGGCAGCGCCACACGCCGTCTTTTAGCAACGGCGTGCCGTTGCCGCCAGAGCCTGCCCCGGAAGAAGACAGCGCCCCGCCGGAGGACGTCTACGCCGCAGCGGAGCCAGCGCCCGCGCCTGCGGACTCGTGGTCGCAGCAGCCGGCACCGCAATCGGCTGTCGCGCAAACACCCGCCCCGCAGCCCGACCCGCAATCAGCGGCCCCACTGAAGGAACAGTCCCAGTCCGAACCGACCGCCCGGCCGGAGCAGGCGCAGTCGGCACAGGCTGCGGGGCCAACGCAGAGGCAGTCGGCACCGGATCCGGATTCACAACCAGCGCAGCAGTACAGTGCACGGGAACGCCTGGCCCGAGCACAGGCCGCGGCGGAGGAGAAGGAAAGGGTGCGGGAGGGGGCATCGGCAGACTCTGTAGTCGATGCCAGCGCGCGGGACGAAGAAGAACGCATGATGGCAGCCGAGGCCCAAATAGTCGGCGAACGGGACCACCGCACCGCCACCGAAATGGCTGTGGACTTGCTCAAGCAGGAGCTCGGCGCGCGACTGGTGTAA
- a CDS encoding YbaB/EbfC family nucleoid-associated protein, which translates to MTTPDPQQQALDMNELIAQASRVQAELARAQEEILNTKVTGTAGNGLVKVTMTGGAELEELEIDPSVVDPNDVDTLRDLIIGAYKEAHAAAAQLAQDKIGPLSQGMGQSQQDYDGPSFSDVFRGAQQ; encoded by the coding sequence ATGACTACCCCGGATCCGCAGCAGCAGGCCCTCGACATGAACGAGCTGATCGCGCAGGCTTCCCGCGTGCAGGCAGAACTGGCCCGCGCGCAGGAAGAAATCCTCAACACCAAGGTCACCGGCACCGCCGGAAATGGCCTGGTCAAGGTCACCATGACCGGCGGCGCAGAGCTGGAAGAGCTGGAGATTGACCCCTCTGTTGTTGACCCCAATGACGTGGACACGCTGCGCGACCTGATCATCGGTGCCTACAAGGAAGCCCACGCAGCTGCCGCCCAGCTGGCGCAGGACAAGATTGGTCCGCTGTCCCAGGGCATGGGCCAGTCCCAGCAGGACTATGACGGCCCTTCGTTTAGCGACGTTTTCCGTGGCGCACAGCAGTAG
- the recR gene encoding recombination mediator RecR: protein MFEGPLQDLIDEFSRLPGIGPKSAQRISFHLLRTDPEDITRLQEALGAVRDGVSFCRICCNISREDVCRICINSQRDATTICVVEEPKDIQVIERTGEYSGRYHVLGGALDPLANVGPKDLNISQLLQRIAGVLPDRELADSTEQEPLYDATPEISEVILATDPNTEGEATAAYLVRLLRDFPDLTITRLASGMPLGGDLEFVDELTLSRALSGRQLV from the coding sequence GTGTTTGAAGGCCCATTGCAAGACCTCATTGATGAGTTCTCTCGCCTGCCCGGCATAGGGCCCAAATCCGCGCAACGCATCTCTTTCCACCTGCTGCGCACGGACCCGGAGGACATCACTCGCTTGCAAGAAGCGCTGGGGGCCGTGCGCGATGGGGTGAGCTTTTGCCGGATCTGCTGCAACATCTCCCGCGAAGATGTCTGCCGGATCTGCATTAATTCGCAGCGCGACGCCACCACAATCTGTGTGGTGGAAGAGCCCAAAGACATTCAGGTTATAGAGCGAACCGGGGAATACAGCGGGCGCTATCACGTGCTGGGCGGCGCGCTGGACCCGCTGGCCAATGTTGGGCCGAAGGACTTGAACATCTCCCAGCTGCTGCAACGCATAGCCGGGGTTCTGCCGGACCGGGAGCTGGCGGACTCCACGGAGCAGGAACCGCTGTACGATGCCACCCCCGAAATCTCTGAGGTCATCCTCGCCACCGACCCCAACACCGAAGGCGAAGCCACCGCCGCCTATCTGGTGCGGCTGCTGCGTGACTTTCCGGACCTGACCATCACCCGCCTGGCCTCCGGCATGCCGCTGGGCGGCGACTTGGAGTTCGTGGACGAGCTCACGCTCTCGCGCGCCTTGTCCGGGCGGCAGTTGGTCTAG